The Hydrogenothermus marinus genome has a window encoding:
- a CDS encoding (Fe-S)-binding protein — MNKIDPKLTIELAHQCVKCSACRSVCPTYSVVKEERSSPRGRLALAEAVVDGVMPLTEEIVAQWNQCAMCRRCEWICPNEVEYKEIMFRARHLGNKELGKKDIVKTAVFTGLSMMGNVITKTAMKFAPSLMNAYGKLFKKEVPEYNAVYLDTGIPKYTKLMPKPTAKPFGLRGKVVKPKKEKKGKLLFFTGCMIDAFYGKTGESVLKLMENAGYEVVVPENIRCCGAPHLYGGNIEAFESLMKHNKEEIDKYDFDEIVVACPTCGGALEEEYGYKVKSFAQILEEQGYLTFKGEGEKVTFHFPCHSYTAMSTDPNVYRNVLKNVVDAEYVEGEKAMMCCGFAGYFSVANYEVATELQKDKVQDLEKTEAEYVLSDCPGCVFNISDGMYKHGKDYRKVKVQHLADYLAERLTDEPIEKKKEEKEEENTGVSSVY; from the coding sequence ATGAATAAAATAGATCCAAAATTAACTATAGAACTTGCTCATCAATGTGTTAAATGCTCTGCATGTCGTTCTGTATGCCCTACATATAGTGTAGTTAAAGAAGAAAGAAGTTCTCCAAGAGGAAGACTTGCTTTAGCAGAGGCAGTAGTTGATGGTGTAATGCCTCTTACTGAAGAAATTGTAGCTCAATGGAACCAATGTGCAATGTGTAGAAGATGTGAATGGATATGTCCAAATGAAGTTGAATATAAAGAGATAATGTTTAGAGCAAGACATTTAGGTAATAAAGAACTTGGTAAAAAAGATATTGTTAAAACAGCAGTATTTACTGGTCTTTCTATGATGGGAAATGTAATTACTAAAACTGCTATGAAATTTGCTCCATCTTTAATGAATGCTTATGGAAAGTTATTTAAAAAAGAAGTACCTGAATATAATGCAGTATACTTAGATACAGGTATTCCAAAATATACAAAACTAATGCCTAAGCCTACTGCTAAACCTTTTGGATTAAGAGGAAAAGTTGTAAAACCAAAAAAAGAGAAAAAAGGGAAACTTTTATTTTTTACAGGATGTATGATTGACGCTTTTTATGGAAAAACAGGAGAAAGTGTTTTAAAACTTATGGAAAACGCAGGATATGAAGTAGTTGTACCTGAAAATATAAGATGTTGTGGAGCTCCTCATTTATATGGAGGAAATATAGAAGCTTTTGAATCTTTAATGAAACATAATAAAGAAGAAATAGATAAATATGATTTTGATGAAATAGTTGTTGCATGTCCAACCTGTGGAGGAGCTTTAGAAGAAGAATATGGATATAAAGTTAAAAGTTTCGCTCAGATTCTTGAAGAACAAGGATATTTAACCTTTAAAGGTGAAGGTGAAAAAGTAACATTCCATTTTCCTTGCCATTCATATACTGCAATGAGTACAGATCCAAATGTATATAGAAATGTATTAAAAAATGTAGTAGATGCTGAGTATGTAGAAGGTGAAAAAGCTATGATGTGCTGTGGATTTGCAGGATATTTCTCTGTTGCAAATTATGAAGTAGCTACAGAACTACAAAAAGATAAAGTACAAGATTTAGAAAAAACAGAAGCAGAATATGTTTTAAGTGATTGCCCAGGATGTGTATTTAATATTTCAGATGGAATGTATAAACATGGAAAAGATTACAGAAAAGTTAAAGTTCAACATTTAGCTGACTATTTAGCAGAAAGATTAACAGATGAACCAATAGAAAAGAAAAAAGAGGAAAAAGAAGAAGAAAATACAGGAGTAAGTTCGGTATATTAA
- the speD gene encoding adenosylmethionine decarboxylase, producing the protein MEKTLGLHILADLYGVDGSKIDHVEDVKELLENAVKYANLSKLSSHFHQFYPQGATGVILLEESHISIHTWPEHGYAAIDVYTCGGKEKTFKAMEYIIKTLKPKRIDEKVAERGVIPVDQYLTNIEKLKLEPISVEEK; encoded by the coding sequence ATGGAAAAAACCCTCGGATTGCATATCTTAGCGGATCTTTATGGTGTAGATGGTTCTAAAATTGACCACGTTGAAGATGTTAAAGAACTCTTAGAAAATGCTGTAAAGTATGCAAATCTCTCTAAATTATCTTCTCATTTCCACCAGTTTTACCCACAAGGAGCAACAGGAGTAATCCTTCTGGAAGAATCTCATATATCAATCCACACATGGCCAGAACATGGTTATGCTGCCATTGATGTTTATACATGTGGTGGAAAAGAAAAAACATTTAAAGCTATGGAATATATAATAAAAACTTTAAAACCAAAAAGAATAGATGAAAAAGTTGCTGAAAGAGGGGTTATTCCTGTTGATCAGTATCTGACGAATATTGAAAAACTAAAGCTTGAACCTATTAGCGTAGAAGAAAAGTAA
- a CDS encoding aldehyde dehydrogenase family protein, whose translation MYDFPMYIGGKPVNKEEKIDVIYPYTLKKIGQVPKGSPEDVKKAIEKAKIGLEKLKKLTAYEKYKILLKAANILENKKEEIAKAIVYEVGKTIREARTEVDRAINTITFSAEEAKRIGGEYFPTDASPNGKGKKGFYFREPAGIVACITPFNFPLNLTAHKIAPAIAAGCPFILKPSERTPISPTMLCEIFLEAGVPEEAVSIIPGFADVGQEMTTNPDVRVVSFTGSLKVGEIIAKQAGLKKLVLELGSNSAVVVDEDANLEVAAKKSVLGGFAIAGQVCISVQRILVHEKVADKFQEILKEEVSKLKFGDPMDERTDVGPVIAVDEVNRIRSWIEEAVEKGAKLVKGGIACAEDKTVFQPTLIVDVAEDSKLFYEEAFAPVVTVKRFKDIDEAIKLVNKTNYGLQVGVFTNNIKNAWKFIENAEVGGVIINDIPTFRADHMPYGGVKGSGIGREGPKFAIEDYTEIKTVIFDLNA comes from the coding sequence ATGTATGACTTTCCAATGTATATTGGTGGTAAGCCTGTAAATAAAGAAGAAAAGATAGATGTAATTTATCCATATACTCTAAAAAAAATAGGACAAGTGCCAAAAGGTTCACCAGAAGATGTAAAAAAAGCTATTGAAAAAGCAAAAATTGGACTTGAAAAACTAAAAAAATTAACTGCTTATGAAAAATATAAAATACTTTTAAAAGCGGCAAATATTTTAGAAAATAAAAAAGAAGAAATAGCAAAAGCGATTGTTTATGAAGTAGGAAAAACAATAAGAGAGGCAAGAACAGAAGTAGATAGAGCCATAAATACAATTACTTTTTCAGCAGAAGAAGCTAAAAGAATAGGAGGAGAATATTTTCCTACGGATGCATCACCAAATGGAAAAGGTAAAAAAGGTTTTTACTTTAGAGAGCCTGCCGGCATAGTAGCATGTATTACACCTTTTAATTTTCCATTAAATCTTACAGCCCATAAAATAGCCCCTGCTATAGCTGCAGGATGTCCGTTTATATTAAAACCTTCAGAAAGAACACCTATTTCTCCAACAATGCTTTGTGAAATATTTTTAGAAGCAGGAGTACCTGAAGAAGCAGTATCTATTATCCCAGGATTTGCTGATGTAGGACAAGAAATGACAACAAATCCAGATGTAAGAGTTGTTTCATTTACAGGAAGTTTAAAAGTTGGTGAAATTATAGCGAAACAAGCAGGATTAAAAAAATTAGTATTAGAACTTGGTTCAAACTCAGCAGTTGTTGTAGATGAAGATGCTAATCTTGAAGTGGCTGCTAAAAAATCAGTACTTGGTGGTTTTGCAATAGCAGGACAAGTATGTATATCAGTACAAAGAATTTTAGTACATGAAAAAGTAGCAGATAAGTTTCAAGAAATTCTTAAAGAAGAAGTTTCAAAACTAAAATTTGGTGATCCTATGGATGAAAGAACAGATGTTGGACCTGTAATTGCAGTAGATGAAGTTAATAGAATAAGATCATGGATAGAAGAAGCAGTAGAAAAAGGTGCTAAACTTGTAAAAGGTGGTATTGCATGTGCTGAAGATAAAACAGTATTTCAACCAACTTTAATAGTAGATGTAGCAGAAGATAGTAAACTATTTTATGAAGAAGCTTTTGCACCAGTTGTTACTGTAAAAAGATTTAAAGATATAGATGAAGCTATTAAACTTGTAAATAAAACAAATTATGGCCTTCAAGTTGGAGTATTTACAAATAATATAAAAAATGCATGGAAATTTATTGAAAATGCAGAAGTTGGTGGTGTTATAATAAACGATATACCAACATTTAGAGCAGATCATATGCCTTATGGAGGAGTTAAAGGAAGCGGGATAGGTAGAGAAGGGCCTAAATTTGCAATAGAAGATTATACAGAAATAAAAACAGTAATATTTGATTTAAATGCATAA
- the cysM gene encoding cysteine synthase B — MWILGNHDEPVRKTRNSIIELVGNTPLVKLEKSLPDDIKNKDVHIFAKLESYNPGGSVKDRPATRMIVEAIQSGKLTKDKIILDATSGNTGIALAMVGTSLGYQVELAMPSNVSEERKKIIQAYGAKIHFTDPLQSTDGAIIYVRELVKKYPDKYFYIDQYNNDANWRSHYYSTAVEIWKQTEGKITHFIAGIGTGGTIMGTGRRLKIFNPDIQVIGVQPDSPFHGIEGLKYIETSIKPGIFDENRLDRTMFIGTDPAYERARELARKEGIFVGQSSGAAFEAAIKIAREIDSGVIVFICPDGGEKYLTTALWE; from the coding sequence GTGTGGATTTTAGGAAACCATGATGAGCCTGTAAGGAAAACAAGAAATTCTATAATAGAGCTTGTTGGAAATACTCCTTTAGTAAAACTTGAAAAATCTCTTCCAGATGATATAAAAAACAAAGATGTTCATATATTTGCAAAACTTGAAAGTTATAATCCAGGTGGCTCTGTAAAAGATAGGCCTGCTACAAGAATGATTGTTGAAGCTATCCAATCAGGAAAACTTACAAAAGATAAGATTATACTTGATGCAACTTCAGGAAATACAGGTATTGCTCTTGCAATGGTTGGTACTTCCTTAGGTTATCAAGTAGAACTTGCAATGCCTTCTAATGTTAGTGAAGAAAGGAAAAAGATAATACAAGCTTATGGTGCAAAAATACATTTTACTGATCCACTACAAAGTACTGATGGAGCAATTATTTATGTAAGAGAATTAGTAAAAAAATATCCAGATAAATATTTTTATATAGATCAATATAATAATGATGCAAATTGGAGATCTCATTATTATTCAACAGCAGTAGAAATATGGAAACAAACAGAAGGAAAGATAACTCATTTTATAGCTGGTATTGGAACTGGTGGCACAATAATGGGAACAGGTAGAAGGCTTAAAATATTTAATCCTGATATCCAAGTAATTGGTGTACAACCTGATAGCCCATTTCACGGAATAGAAGGACTTAAATATATAGAAACTTCTATAAAACCAGGTATTTTTGATGAAAACAGATTAGATAGAACAATGTTTATTGGTACAGATCCTGCTTATGAAAGAGCAAGAGAACTTGCAAGAAAAGAAGGAATTTTTGTTGGACAATCTTCAGGTGCCGCTTTTGAAGCAGCAATAAAAATTGCAAGAGAGATTGATAGTGGTGTAATAGTTTTCATCTGTCCAGATGGTGGAGAAAAATATCTAACAACTGCTCTTTGGGAATAG
- the ruvA gene encoding Holliday junction branch migration protein RuvA has protein sequence MLDYIIGNIVEILEDSVIIETSGFGIKVHTPHKFSKGKEKIYTHLVIKEENIKLFGFKDRKSRDLFLKLIDVKGVGVKHAFSILKNLSIEEIFNIIENQDINSLSKIQGIGKKTASRIILELKGKLNFNENELINEAVDALISLGFEKDKVIKIVSQISKNTKDIESIIKLSLQKLSEKG, from the coding sequence TTGCTTGATTATATTATAGGAAATATAGTAGAAATTTTAGAGGATTCAGTAATTATAGAAACAAGTGGATTTGGCATTAAAGTACATACTCCTCATAAATTTTCTAAAGGAAAAGAGAAAATATATACTCATCTTGTAATAAAAGAAGAAAATATTAAACTTTTTGGATTTAAAGATAGAAAATCAAGAGATTTATTTTTAAAGCTTATAGATGTTAAAGGTGTTGGAGTAAAACATGCATTTTCAATATTAAAAAATCTATCAATAGAAGAAATTTTCAATATTATAGAAAATCAAGATATAAATTCCTTATCAAAAATCCAAGGAATTGGTAAAAAGACTGCATCAAGGATCATTTTAGAACTAAAAGGAAAACTTAATTTTAATGAAAATGAACTCATTAATGAAGCAGTAGATGCATTAATATCCTTAGGTTTTGAAAAAGATAAAGTAATAAAAATAGTATCTCAAATATCTAAAAATACAAAAGATATAGAAAGTATAATAAAGCTATCCCTTCAAAAACTTTCAGAAAAAGGATAA
- a CDS encoding pyridoxamine 5'-phosphate oxidase family protein → MSLNKKLFEIMQDLTPTVISTVKDDKPYTTFITWAIAKDENTVRIGVSTNSQTVENIRNNENVCFEVFDKDTALSVSGKAKILKESIEGIPFPVAIIEIEVEDIKDNLFPGATIEGKIPFVHTGNIEKAEELDNKVLKALKE, encoded by the coding sequence ATGTCTTTAAATAAAAAATTATTTGAAATTATGCAGGATTTAACCCCTACGGTTATTTCTACAGTAAAAGACGATAAGCCTTATACTACTTTTATTACGTGGGCTATTGCTAAAGATGAAAATACTGTAAGAATAGGAGTAAGTACAAACTCTCAAACAGTAGAAAATATAAGAAATAATGAAAATGTTTGTTTTGAAGTATTTGATAAAGATACTGCTTTATCAGTTTCAGGTAAAGCAAAGATATTGAAAGAAAGTATAGAAGGGATACCTTTCCCTGTAGCTATAATAGAAATTGAAGTTGAAGATATTAAAGATAATTTATTCCCAGGTGCTACTATTGAAGGTAAAATACCTTTTGTTCACACTGGAAATATTGAAAAAGCAGAAGAGTTAGATAATAAAGTATTAAAAGCTTTAAAAGAGTAA
- the trmFO gene encoding FADH(2)-oxidizing methylenetetrahydrofolate--tRNA-(uracil(54)-C(5))-methyltransferase TrmFO — protein MDKKVCVIGAGLAGTEAAFKLAEEGIKVDLYEMRPMKMTPAHKTPFFAEVVCSNSLGSFEICTGSGLLKEEMKLLDSLILKVAEKHKVPAGGALAVDRVKFSKEITEILENHPNINVIREEIKKIPEDYEYVIIATGPLTSEKLSKEIQNLTGQEYLYFYDAIAPTVDAETVDFSKGFWADRYGKGTGDYFNCVLTEEEYEIFYNELLKGEQVPLKDFERAVFFEGCLPIEEIARRGKETLLYGPMKPVGLTDPKTGKRPFAVVQLRKENKEGTLLSLVGFQTKLKYPEQKRIFRLIPALKDATFVRLGSIHRNTFIQSQKVLLPTLQLRKNPKIFFAGQITGVEGYVASAATGILAGINVSRLIKGLEPVIPPTETMLGGLINYITTEKDELQPMNPNFALLPDLPKKVKDKRKRKQLKAERAINKMKEFIQTLYVNT, from the coding sequence ATGGATAAAAAAGTTTGTGTAATAGGAGCAGGATTAGCTGGAACAGAAGCTGCTTTTAAATTAGCAGAAGAAGGAATAAAAGTAGATTTATATGAAATGAGACCTATGAAAATGACTCCTGCCCATAAAACCCCTTTTTTTGCAGAAGTAGTATGTTCTAACTCTCTTGGAAGTTTTGAGATTTGTACAGGCTCAGGACTTTTGAAAGAAGAGATGAAACTTCTTGATTCTTTAATCTTAAAAGTAGCAGAAAAACATAAAGTACCTGCAGGTGGTGCTTTAGCAGTTGATAGAGTGAAATTCTCAAAAGAGATAACAGAAATTTTAGAAAATCATCCAAATATAAATGTAATAAGAGAAGAAATAAAAAAAATACCAGAAGATTATGAGTATGTAATTATTGCAACAGGACCTTTAACTTCAGAAAAGCTTTCAAAAGAGATTCAAAACTTAACAGGACAAGAGTATTTATATTTTTATGATGCAATAGCTCCTACAGTAGATGCAGAAACTGTAGATTTTTCAAAAGGTTTTTGGGCAGATAGATATGGAAAAGGTACAGGAGATTATTTCAATTGTGTATTAACTGAAGAAGAGTATGAGATTTTTTATAATGAACTTTTAAAAGGAGAACAAGTTCCTTTAAAAGATTTTGAAAGGGCAGTATTTTTTGAAGGCTGTCTTCCAATTGAAGAAATAGCAAGAAGAGGTAAAGAAACTCTTTTATATGGACCAATGAAACCTGTTGGCTTAACAGATCCAAAAACAGGTAAAAGACCGTTTGCAGTAGTGCAACTTAGAAAAGAAAATAAAGAAGGAACCTTACTTTCATTAGTAGGTTTTCAAACAAAGCTAAAATATCCAGAGCAAAAAAGAATATTTAGATTAATTCCAGCATTAAAAGATGCTACTTTTGTAAGACTGGGTTCTATACATAGAAATACCTTTATCCAATCTCAAAAGGTTTTACTTCCTACATTACAACTACGGAAAAATCCTAAAATATTTTTTGCAGGGCAAATTACAGGAGTTGAAGGATATGTTGCTTCTGCAGCAACTGGAATCCTTGCAGGAATTAATGTATCAAGATTAATAAAAGGACTTGAACCTGTTATTCCACCAACGGAAACAATGCTTGGAGGCCTTATAAACTATATTACAACTGAAAAAGATGAGCTACAGCCTATGAATCCTAATTTTGCATTGCTACCAGATTTACCAAAAAAAGTAAAAGATAAAAGAAAAAGAAAACAGCTTAAAGCAGAAAGAGCTATTAATAAAATGAAAGAGTTTATACAAACCCTCTATGTAAATACGTAA